Below is a genomic region from Microbacterium esteraromaticum.
TTGTCGCCCTCGGTCACGGCGACGAAGCGCATGTTGTCGCCGAAGCGGGCGAGCTTCAATGAGCGGGCAGCGGCGAGGCCGGCGGCCGCGCGCTGCCAGGTGCCGAGCTGCGCGCGCAGGCGCGGGTCGGATGCGTGGCCGACGATCGTCTTGCGGGGAACGCCCAGACGCGTCTGGATGTAGCCGAACTCGCGGTCGCCGTGCGCGGCCTGATTGAGGTTCATGAAGTCGAAGTCGATGTCGGCCCAGGGCAGCTCGACGTTCGCCTGGGTGTGCAGGTGGGCGAGCGGCTTCTGCAGGGCATCGAGCCCGGCGATCCACATCTTGGCCGGGCTGAAGGTGTGCATCCACGCGACCAGTCCGATCACGCGGTCGTCGGCGTTCGCCTCGAGGACGATGCGGCGGATGGATGCCGAGTCGGTGAGCACCGGCTTCCAGATCAGCCTCACCGGCACGTCGCCGGCCTCGTCGAGGGTGCGGGCGATCCGCTGCGACTGCTCGGCGACCTGCGCGAGCGTCTCGGGACCGTAGAGATGCTGACTGCCGGTGAGGAACCAGACCTCGTACTCATCGAGGGAGGTGGCGAGAGGGGTGCGAGTCATGGTCGGTCCTTGCGTGTATGCGCGGGCGGTGGTCAGAGAGCGGTGATCGCTGCGGCTTCGACGACGAGGCCGGCGCGGTACCGGTCGAGATAGGCGGCGTAGCCGGCGACGTCGGTCGGATCGGGCTCGGCGATGCGGATGCCGGCGCCGCCGAAGACGCGTGTGTCGAGGTACTCGCTGAGGGCGACCTCGGAGCCGAGGAAGGCCGCGAGCACCGCTATGCCCCATGCTCCGCCCTCGGACGCCGTGTCTGCGACCGCCACGGGCGCCTTCAGCGCCGCAGCGAGGAAGCGCTGCGCGACGCCGGCCGTGCGGAACATGCCTCCGTGCGCGAACATCCGCTCGATCGCGACGCCCTCGCGCTCGAGCACCTGCATGCCCAGGGCGAGCGTGCCGAACACGCCGTACAGCTGAGCGCGCATCGCGTTCGCGAGGGTGAAGCGGCTGTCGGGGGCGCGCACGAAGAGCGGGCGGCCTTCATGCAATCCGGCGATGGGCTCGCCGGCGAGGTGGTTGTAGGCGAGCAGTCCGCCGGCGTCGGCATCCCCATCGAGGGCTTCGCGGAAGAGGGTCTCGAAGACGGCATCCGGCGCCTGCGGCACGCCCGACGCCTCGGCGAAGCGGGAGAACATGCCCACCCAGGCCGCCAGTTCGCTGGCGCCGTTGTTGCAGTGCACCATCGCGACGGCGTCGCCGGCCGGGGTCGTGACCAGGTCGAGCTCATGATGGGCCTCGGCGAGCGGACGCTCGAGCACGACCATGGCGAAGATGCTGGTGCCGGCGCTGACATTTCCGGTGCGGGGGGCGACGGCGTTGGTGGCCACCATGCCCGTGCCCGCGTCGCCCTCCGGCGGGCAGAGGGGGATGCCCGGTTGCAGCACGCCGGTCGGATCGAGCAGCGCCGCCCCCTCGGCGGTGAGCCGCCCGGCATCCCGTCCCGCGACGAGCACCTCGGGCAGCAGCGACCGCAGGTCTCCTCCGGTGTGGGAGTCGAACCGCTCGACGAGCGCCTGATCGTAGTCCGCTCCGGCGGAGTCGATCGGGAACATGCCCGAGGCGTCGCCCACGCCGAGCACGCGGCGTCCGGTGAGCTGCCAGTGCACGTAGCCGGCCAGCGTGGTGAGGAAGCGGACCTCGCCGACGTGCGCCTCGGCGTCGAGCTGCGCCTGGCGCAGGTGGGCGATCGACCAGCGCAGGGGGATGTTCACGCCCAGCAGCTCGCTGAGCTCCGCCGCGGCGGGACCGGTGCTGGTGTTGCGCCAGGTTCGGAACGGCACGAGCAGGTTGTCTGCGCGGTCGAACGCGAGGTAGCCGTGCATCATGGCCGAGACGCCGATCGCCGCGAAGGCGCCTGGTCGGACGCCGTAGCGGTCATGCGTGTCGGCGACCAGACCGGCGTATGCCTCCTGCAGCCCGGTCCAGACGGACTCGAGCGAGTAGGTCCACAGGCGGTCCTCGTACCGGTTCTCCCAGTCGTGGAAGCCGGTGGCGAGCACCTCATGGGTGGCGGCATCGATCAGGCATGCCTTGATGCGCGTCGAGCCGAGTTCGATGCCGAGTGCCGTGCGACCGGATCGGATGGTCTCTGCGGTGGCGCTCATCGACGTGCGTCCGAGTTCTGGCCGTACACGTTCTGGTACCGGTCGAAGAGGGCGTCGATCGACTGCGGGGGATGGGGATGAGGGGACCTGCCTCGCGGGCGTGATGCACCGTGCGCGCGACGTCCTCGACCATGACGGCGGCCTTGACCGCATCCTTCGCGTCGACCCCGATCGTGAACGGCCCGTGGTTCTGCATCAGCACGGCACGCGAGCGGTGCCCGCGGAGGGTGTCGACGATTCCGCGACCTATCGAGTCGTCGCCGATGATCGCGAAAGGACCGACGGGGATGGGGCCGCCGAACTCGTCGGCCATGGCCGTGATGACGCAGGGGATCTCCTCGCCGCGCGCGGCCCAGGCTACGGCGTAGGTCGAGTGGGTGTGCACGACCCCGCCGACCTCGGGCATGTGGCGGTACACGTAGGCGTGCGCGGCGGTGTCGCTCGACGGCGAGCGATCGCTGCCCTCGCTGCCGGGGATGACCGTGCCGTCGAGGTCGCAGAGGATCATGTTCTCGGGTGCGAGGTCGTCGTACGAGACACCGCTGGGCTTGATGACGAAGAGGTCGGCGCCGGGCACGCGGCCCGAGACGTTGCCACCGGTCCAGACGACGAGGCCGTAGCGGACCAGTTCGCCGTGCAGGCGGGCGACGTCTTCGCGGACGGATCGGATCGCTGCCTCGACGTCGGGAGTGAAGGCGGGAACTGCACTGGTCACGGGCACCTCATCACGCCGGCCACTGTGACCGGTCACGGTCAGTGTGGCACGAGAGTGCGTGGTGGGTCAACCGCTGCCGCACTGCCGGCGACGCGCGGATGGCGGCGGAGACGATCGTCGGCACTGCACGGATGTCGGCGGATCCGACAGATGTCGGCGCCGCACAGATGTCGGCACTGCACGGATGTCCGCGCGACACCGATGTCGCTACCGCACGGATGTCGGCGGATCCGACGGATGTCGGCGCGATTCGGCGGTTCTCGCCGACATCTGTGCGCCGAGCCGACATCCGTGCGCGCCGCAGCAAGTGCGCGCTGCGGCAGCGGAGCGCGGCGGCAGCGGAGCGCTGCGGCAGCGGCGCGCTCAGCGCCGGGGCGGCGCGATCGACTCCCGAGCGATCAGCACGGGAACCACCGGGTCGCTGGGCGCCGACGCATCGCCGAGCACAGCGCTCACGGCGCGACGGGCGAGCTCGTCAAAGTCCTGGCGAACCGTCGTCAGTCGTGGCCAGTAGAACCCGGCATCCGGAACGTCGTCGAAGCCGACGACGCTGACATCGCGCGGCACGTCGAGCCCCGACTCGCGCAGCCCGGTGATGAGGCCGAGGGCCATCTGATCATTTGCGCTGAACACCGCCGTCGCCCTGGAGTCGCGAACCGCATCGGCTGCCGCATGCCCGGATGCCGCAGACCAGTCCCCCACGAGCACCGGCCCGGCCGGGATGCCTCTTGCGGCGAGCTCGGCGGCATAGCCCTGTGCACGCGACTCGGCCTCGAGCCAGTCTGCTGGTCCCGCCAGGTGGGCGATCCGCGTGTGCCCTGCGTCGGCGAGCGCCGCCACCGCAAGCCGCGCCCCGGCAGCCTGATCGACCGACAGCCCGCGCGCTCCATGCTCGGAGGAATGCAGCGTGACGATCGGCACGCCGATCTGCAGCGCGTCGAGCGCATCGAGCGTGCGGGCGTGGGGCGCCACGACGACGATGCCCTCCACCCCCTGAGAGGCGAGATGCTCCACGGCCCCGACGACGGCATCCGCATCCCCTGCGTCGGCGAACGCGGCGCTCACCCAGTAGCCGGCGATGCGCGCCTGCGCCTCGATCGCCGCCAGGCTGCGCGACGGCCCGTACTGCAGGGCATCCGACGCGAGCACCCCGAGGGTGCGCGACCGGCGGGTGCCGAGGGCGCGCGCCGCGTTGTTCATGCGGTATCCGAGCTCGGCCATCGCCGAGAGGACGCGCTCGCGGGTCGCAGCGGCGACCTCGGGGTGCTCGTTCAGCACCCGCGACACCGTCTGTCTCGACACTCCGGCGAGCGCCGCGACCTCGCGGACGCCGACTGTGCGCGTGCGCATCTCGTCTGACCCGCTCATCGTCCCGAGTGTACGGCCCGTCGCGCTGCGCGTCTTTGCGGGCGACAGCGCTCCTCCGCAGGTGAGGCGTTCACAGACCGAGCCGCTCCAGGTAGCCGTTCACGAATCTCCGCTCGGGGTCGAAGCGCGCCACCAGCGCGGCGAAGTCCTGCCAGCGCGGATAGCGTGAGCGCACCTCCACCGCATCCAGAGTCGAGATCTTCCCCCAGTGGGGGCGAGCGGATGCCGGAAGAGCGGCCTCGACGACCGGCAGCAGCTCTCTGACCGCGGGCTCGTCCGGCTTCCAGGTGAAGTGGATGCCCACGGCATCCGTCCCGTACGACGAGCTCAGCCACAGGTCGTCGGCACGGACGGTGCGGATCTCGTTCACCAGCAGCAGCGACGCGATCCGCTCCGCCAGGCTGCGCACGGCTTCGATCGCTGCGACGGCATCGCCGCGCGGTACGAGGTACTCGCTCTGCAGCTCAGCGCCCGCCGACGGCGTGAAGGCGAGGCGGAAGTGCGGAAGCCGTTCGAACCACTCCCCCGGGGAGCCCTCCTGCTCGCTGCAGGCCTGCGGGTCGACGCCGATGATCGGATGGCGCTTGCCCGTCGCGGCTGTCGCCCCCAGCGCGGCGATCAGATCGCTGCGCTCGGCGGCACGGCGATCGGGCCGACGCTGCTTGACCCACAGCTGATCGGCGGCATCGATTCCCTGCCACCGGGTGAAGATGCTCACGCTGGTGCCGGCGCCGGTCACGGCATCGAGATCGTCGAGGATCGAGTCCCATCGCGGACCCTCGTACACATGCTGGGCGACAGCGTAGGTCGGCTCGACGTCGAGCGTGAGATCGATGACCGCGCCCAGGGCTCCGAGCGACACCACGGCGCCGTCGAAACCAGGGTCGCCCCGGCGCAGCTCGCGAAGTTCGCCGTCGGCCGTGAG
It encodes:
- a CDS encoding xylulokinase, with amino-acid sequence MSATAETIRSGRTALGIELGSTRIKACLIDAATHEVLATGFHDWENRYEDRLWTYSLESVWTGLQEAYAGLVADTHDRYGVRPGAFAAIGVSAMMHGYLAFDRADNLLVPFRTWRNTSTGPAAAELSELLGVNIPLRWSIAHLRQAQLDAEAHVGEVRFLTTLAGYVHWQLTGRRVLGVGDASGMFPIDSAGADYDQALVERFDSHTGGDLRSLLPEVLVAGRDAGRLTAEGAALLDPTGVLQPGIPLCPPEGDAGTGMVATNAVAPRTGNVSAGTSIFAMVVLERPLAEAHHELDLVTTPAGDAVAMVHCNNGASELAAWVGMFSRFAEASGVPQAPDAVFETLFREALDGDADAGGLLAYNHLAGEPIAGLHEGRPLFVRAPDSRFTLANAMRAQLYGVFGTLALGMQVLEREGVAIERMFAHGGMFRTAGVAQRFLAAALKAPVAVADTASEGGAWGIAVLAAFLGSEVALSEYLDTRVFGGAGIRIAEPDPTDVAGYAAYLDRYRAGLVVEAAAITAL
- a CDS encoding LacI family DNA-binding transcriptional regulator, which gives rise to MSGSDEMRTRTVGVREVAALAGVSRQTVSRVLNEHPEVAAATRERVLSAMAELGYRMNNAARALGTRRSRTLGVLASDALQYGPSRSLAAIEAQARIAGYWVSAAFADAGDADAVVGAVEHLASQGVEGIVVVAPHARTLDALDALQIGVPIVTLHSSEHGARGLSVDQAAGARLAVAALADAGHTRIAHLAGPADWLEAESRAQGYAAELAARGIPAGPVLVGDWSAASGHAAADAVRDSRATAVFSANDQMALGLITGLRESGLDVPRDVSVVGFDDVPDAGFYWPRLTTVRQDFDELARRAVSAVLGDASAPSDPVVPVLIARESIAPPRR
- a CDS encoding FAD-binding protein, with protein sequence MNAERNWAGNLRYAASSVRHPESVDELRAEVTAGGRVRMLGTRHCFNDLADTDGSLVELDRMPRVIEVNEARDAVRVGGGLRYGDIAPALECEGLALANLASLPHISVAGAVATSTHGSGDGIGSLASAVRALTILTADGELRELRRGDPGFDGAVVSLGALGAVIDLTLDVEPTYAVAQHVYEGPRWDSILDDLDAVTGAGTSVSIFTRWQGIDAADQLWVKQRRPDRRAAERSDLIAALGATAATGKRHPIIGVDPQACSEQEGSPGEWFERLPHFRLAFTPSAGAELQSEYLVPRGDAVAAIEAVRSLAERIASLLLVNEIRTVRADDLWLSSSYGTDAVGIHFTWKPDEPAVRELLPVVEAALPASARPHWGKISTLDAVEVRSRYPRWQDFAALVARFDPERRFVNGYLERLGL